One window of the Shewanella litorisediminis genome contains the following:
- a CDS encoding GFA family protein, which yields MIKQVGNTQIRDKHLASCHCGAVVLELHLPDGIVNPRRCNCSMCRRRGAVAASVPLAGLKILKGQDSLRQYQFNTCTARHFFCGHCGIYTHHQRRSNPAEFGYNLGCLEGVDPFLVGEVPICDGVNHPSDAR from the coding sequence ATGATTAAGCAGGTGGGCAACACACAAATACGGGACAAACATCTTGCCAGCTGCCACTGCGGCGCCGTGGTATTGGAGCTTCATTTGCCCGACGGGATAGTGAATCCCCGCCGGTGTAACTGCTCCATGTGCCGTCGCAGGGGCGCCGTCGCCGCCAGTGTGCCGTTGGCGGGTCTGAAAATTCTTAAAGGTCAGGACTCGCTGCGCCAGTACCAATTCAACACCTGCACCGCCAGGCATTTCTTTTGCGGCCACTGCGGTATCTATACCCATCACCAACGCCGCTCCAACCCAGCCGAGTTTGGTTATAACCTGGGCTGTTTGGAAGGCGTGGATCCCTTCCTCGTGGGAGAAGTTCCAATCTGTGATGGAGTAAACCATCCCTCGGATGCCCGTTAG
- a CDS encoding CPBP family intramembrane glutamic endopeptidase, with protein sequence MTSRLLRWAEFVCMFVLLPLTAFHYRHLLSNWLLPVLCLLALLCLYLILSDSRFKRFRLTNYANLKRLLWYSPALFGVGVPISVTAFSAYAPEQLFILPTRDFYTWCLLLALYPLFSVIPQELIFRTYLFHRFKGIMPSKTLRIWVSAAVFALAHIIYANWIAMVLAFVGGLIFAYTYASSRSTAACVLEHSLWGLWLFTLGAGQYLSLSPQ encoded by the coding sequence ATGACAAGCCGGTTACTGCGCTGGGCGGAGTTTGTCTGCATGTTTGTGCTCCTGCCACTCACCGCCTTTCACTATCGACACTTACTGAGCAACTGGTTGTTGCCTGTGTTGTGCCTGCTGGCACTGCTGTGCCTGTATTTGATCCTGAGCGATAGTCGCTTCAAGCGTTTTCGTCTGACCAACTATGCCAATCTGAAACGCCTGCTGTGGTACTCACCGGCGCTGTTCGGTGTTGGCGTGCCTATCTCTGTTACGGCCTTCTCCGCCTATGCTCCCGAACAGCTGTTTATTCTGCCCACCCGCGATTTTTACACCTGGTGCCTGCTGCTTGCCCTGTATCCACTGTTTTCAGTGATACCGCAGGAGCTGATATTCCGGACTTATTTATTTCATCGATTCAAGGGGATAATGCCGAGTAAAACGCTCAGGATTTGGGTCAGTGCGGCGGTATTCGCTCTGGCCCATATTATCTATGCCAATTGGATTGCCATGGTGCTCGCGTTTGTGGGAGGGCTGATATTTGCTTACACCTATGCCAGCTCCCGCTCAACCGCCGCCTGCGTGCTGGAACACAGCCTATGGGGGCTGTGGTTGTTTACCCTTGGTGCAGGCCAGTATCTTAGCCTCTCCCCTCAGTGA